The following coding sequences are from one Ooceraea biroi isolate clonal line C1 chromosome 5, Obir_v5.4, whole genome shotgun sequence window:
- the LOC105281142 gene encoding venom dipeptidyl peptidase 4 — MARHTILRFLVLCGYLLVIGQSRTVSHADVHVSDIDDHVKKPFTLEDIYLRLFYGYGFNGTWISDTEIIIPDYVTSDLVIYDVATGKTKQIFDGWKLPNSYKFDTAVMSADRQYILFTYNTSQVFRHSKVMSYVIYDVNRGTYENIANGAAISLAMWSPTNNDIVYVQDNDIYYMTFKNGQTEVRRLTKTGIPGIIYNGIPDWVYEEEVFGSATAMWYSPDGQHLAFATFNDTVVKNMVYLHYGVPGSLDDQYPTEVQIKYPKVGTPNPTVSLSVIDLTDPSSKAISLKAPVDAVGSDHVLFTVNWWQASHVIATWTNRVQNQSQLIMYDTKGGSNLILANEETEGWLQPNRPIKVGNHALLLRLEDSGISAGRFRHITRYEYEGGKFVSPVDLTPGPSEVHMILAVDSLKKIVYYLATAPGEPNQRNLYSVPLNGSQKPTCISCALLTPEGNKCTYVSASFSRLRSYYTLICFGPDPITVGIYNSDHQFVLGWNNNTMLRDALLERLMPQRRDMNITVNGYNSRVRLLLPPDFNENESYPMLVHVYAGPNTVRITDVLKVDYEYYLTTNKRIIYAWIDGRGSAYKGSKMLFEIYRSVGTVEVEDTIAVTAALQKQYKWIDANRTGIWGWSYGGFTTGMTLATDTASVFKCGISVAPVTSWIYYDSIYTERYMGLPTPEDNLAGYNRTDITRQAEGIRGKKFLLIHGTGDDNVHYQQAMALAKALEYRDILFEQITYTDEAHSLQNVHPHFYHTMDKFWNECFGLDRAR, encoded by the exons ATGGCGAGACACACG ATTCTCCGATTTCTGGTGCTGTGCGGCTACCTGCTCGTCATTGGCCAATCACGGACAG TTTCACACGCTGATGTTCACGTCAGCGACATTGATGATCATGTCAAAAAACCGTTTACTTTGGAAGACATTTATCTTCGCCTTTTTTACGGGTATGGCTTCAACGGCACGTGGATTTCTGATACGGAAATTATCATTCCGGACTACGTTACCAGCGATCTCGTTATTTACGACGTAGCCACAGGGAAGACCAAACAAATTTTTGATGGATGGAAGTTACCA AATTCGTACAAATTCGACACGGCAGTCATGTCCGCTGACAGACAATATATCCTTTTTACTTACAATACATCACAA GTGTTCAGACATTCAAAAGTTATGAGTTACGTGATATACGATGTAAATCGTGG CACATATGAAAACATTGCCAATGGAGCTGCTATCTCGTTGGCGATGTGGTCACCGACTAACAATGACATAGTTTACGTTCAagataatgatatttattacatgACTTTCAAAAATGGTCAGACTGAAGTACGAAGATTGACAAAAACTGGCATTCCGGGAATTATTTACAATGGAATTCCGGATTGGGTTTATGAAG AGGAAGTATTCGGATCTGCGACCGCGATGTGGTATTCACCGGATGGACAGCATTTAGCTTTTGCAACCTTCAACGATACTGTAGTAAAAAACATGGTGTATCTTCATTATGGCGTTCCCGGATCTCTTGACGACCAATATCCCACGGaagtgcaaataaaatatcctaAG GTGGGTACACCGAATCCGACTGTATCTTTATCAGTGATCGATCTGACTGATCCGTCGTCAAAAGCGATCTCCCTGAAAGCGCCCGTTGACGCAGTGGGCAG TGACCATGTTCTGTTTACTGTGAACTGGTGGCAAGCTTCGCACGTGATCGCGACGTGGACAAACCGCGTGCAGAACCAATCTCAGCTGATCATGTACGATACGAAAGGTGGTAGCAACCTGATTCTGGCGAACGAAGAAACCGAGGGTTGGCTTCAGCCTAATCGCCCCATAAAAGTCGGCAATCACGCGTTGCTTTTACGTCTGGAAGATTCTGGCATCAGCGCCGGTAGATTCCGACATATAACCAG GTACGAGTACGAGGGAGGCAAGTTTGTTTCGCCGGTGGATTTAACGCCCGGTCCCTCTGAGGTGCACATGATCCTGGCCGTCGATTCCCTGAAGAAGATAGTTTACTATCTCGCCACGGCGCCGGGTGAACCGAATCAGAGAAATTTGTATTCAGTACCTCTGAACGGGAGCCAGAAGCCGACTTGCATATCCTGCGCGCTGCTTACGCCAGAGG GAAATAAATGCACCTATGTAAGCGCATCCTTTTCGAGGCTGAGGTCGTATTACACCCTCATCTGCTTTGGACCTGACCCAATCACGGTGGGAATTTACAATAGCGACCATCAGTTTGTCTTGGGTTGGAACAACAACACGATGCTAAGAGATGCTTTGTTGGAACGGTTGATGCCGCAAAGAAGAGACATGAACATTACTGTGAATGGCTACAACTCTAGGGTCAGATTATTGCTGCCACCAGATTTCAACGAGAACGAGTCGTATCCCATGTTGGTGCATGT TTACGCTGGTCCGAACACAGTCAGGATCACTGACGTTCTCAAGGTCGATTACGAGTATTATCTAACAACGAACAAACGTATTATCTACGCATGGATCGATGGACGAGGATCAGCTTACAAGGGCAGCAAGATGCTCTTCGAGATATATAGGAGTGTAGGAACTGTGGAGGTCGAAGACACAATCGCCGTTACTGC AGCTCTGCAGAAACAGTACAAATGGATCGACGCGAATAGGACCGGTATATGGGGCTGGAGTTACGGTGGTTTCACCACTGGAATGACGCTCGCCACGGATACAGCTTCCGTGTTCAAGTGCGGTATCTCTGTTGCTCCCGTTACCTCCTGGATTTATTAcg ACTCCATATACACCGAACGGTACATGGGGCTGCCGACCCCGGAAGATAACCTGGCTGGTTACAACCGCACGGATATCACGCGACAAGCAGAGGGAATACGCGGCAAAAAGTTCTTGCTGATACACGGTACCGGGGACGACAACGTGCACTACCAGCAGGCAATGGCGCTCGCCAAGGCTCTGGAGTATCGTGACATCCTGTTCGAGCAGATCACGTACACGGACGAGGCGCACTCTCTTCAGAATGTGCATCCTCATTTCTATCACACAATGGACAAATTTTGGAACGAATGCTTTGGCTTGGATCGTGCTCGCTGA